From the Cucurbita pepo subsp. pepo cultivar mu-cu-16 chromosome LG05, ASM280686v2, whole genome shotgun sequence genome, one window contains:
- the LOC111794380 gene encoding uncharacterized protein At4g22758-like — translation MPNPKSYRKGKLTEKSSSFHGEKPSKTAATLRRPKTDPELLSFKNLGLSAPSLDGRPKMTKLLFNVTIQGSLGPVQVLMSPDMTVADLVAATVRQYLKEARRPILPTADPSAFDLHYSQFSLESLNEDEKLIALGSRNFFLCPRKSEDNDDLLASSSSSSCSTQAKENAKSSSGFSWFKFIEFRI, via the exons ATGCCGAACCCTAAGTCGTACCGGAAGGGGAAACTTACAGAGAAGTCGTCGTCGTTCCACGGCGAGAAACCGTCGAAGACTGCGGCGACGCTCCGGCGGCCGAAGACGGATCCGGAGTTATTGTCGTTCAAGAATCTAGGTTTATCGGCGCCGTCGCTGGATGGACGGCCGAAGATGACGAAGTTACTTTTCAACGTGACGATTCAGGGCAGTCTAGGTCCAGTACAAGTGTTGATGTCGCCGGATATGACCGTCGCCGATCTTGTGGCCGCGACCGTACGTCAATACTTGAAGGAAGCCCGCCGACCAATTCTGCCGACTGCAGATCCCTCCGCCTTCGACCTCCATTATTCACAATTCAGCTTAGAAA GTTTGAATGAGGATGAGAAGCTAATCGCCTTGGGATCTAGAAACTTCTTTCTGTGCCCTAGAAAATCGGAGGATAACGACGATTTATTAGCTTCTTCATCGTCGTCGTCCTGCTCGACACAGGCCAAAGAAAACGCGAAGAGTTCCAGCGGTTTCAGTTGGTTCAAATTCATCGAATTCCGGATTTAG